CAAAGATTAGTACCTACTTCAAGAATTGCTCATATTGGTCTTTACAGAGATGAAGAAACATTAGAACCAGTACAATATTATGCAAAGACTACAAAAGATATTGAATCAAGTTATGTAATAGTAGTTGATCCAATGTTAGCAACTGGGGGAAGTGCTTCAAAAGCAATTGAAATTGCAAAAAGTTGAGGTGCAAAACAAATTAAATTTGTTTGTTTGGTTGCTGTTCAAGAAGGTGTAGATAGAATTATTGCAGATCATCCAGATGTTGATATTTATACAGCAAGTCTAGATCCAGTTTTAAATGACCACGGTTATATTGAACCTGGTTTAGGTGATGCTGGAGATAGAATTTTTGGAACAAAATAGATACTTTAAGTATCTATTTTTTTATTTATGAATATAATTTTCATAGATTTTAGAAATTAATAAGAGTATTATTAACTAGATGGAACTTAATAAGGAGATTATAATTTTGTTTAAAAATAAAAAAGTAATTATGTATTTAATCCTTATTTTTATGATTCTGATTATATTATCAATTCTAGCTTTCATTAAAATAGTAAATTACACATTTATCACAGGATATCTTTTAGCATCTTGTTTTTTGTATTTTTCATTTATATTCATGAAATTTGCAATAAGGGATTTAACAAATAGCTTAAATCCCTACAATTATGTATTTTTTTCAATTTTAAGAGCAGGATTCTATATTGTTCCATTCCTTATAAGTTTTTATTTACCTGATATATTCAATGTCTATGGATTATTAATTGGATTTGTAATAAACTGAATTCCTTTGGTTTTTATACATAAACAAAGTAAGTAAAATTTTATATGGTAACCAAAAAAAAAAAAAAAAGGGGGTCTATATGTTCCTTACTGAGGGTGCAGGTCTAGGCGATGTTTTGTTTACTTTAACCCCACAACTTTTATCAATTCTTATTACTTGTATTATAATTTGTACATTTTGTATAGTTTATAATGTAAAAATAAGAAATTATAAAGAGGATAAAAAATTAACAGGTTTTTTAGTATTAACAGAAATGTTTATTACTAAAGTTGAAAACATGGTTGTTACAATTATGGGTAAACAACATAGGAAGTTAACTCCATACATAATGTATTTATTTATGTATATTATTGTTTCTTCAGTTGTTGCAATTTTAGGAATAGAGCCTTTGACAACTTCTTATACAGTTACATTATCAATGGGTCTTGTGACTTTTATAGGTATATACTATTATGGATTAAAATATCAAAAACTAGCTTTCTTTAAAAGATATTATAATCCTATTGAATTAATTGGACAGTTTGTTCCATTAATATCTTTATCATTTAGGTTATTTGGAAATATGCTTGGTGGAAGTATTTTATTAGGACTATTATATGGTAGTCTAATACAACTTCAAGGAAATATTTTTTGACCTGATGGTCCTGGAATGGACTGAGAAAATAAAATTAATTATTGATGAGCAGGATTTAATATTTTTTCAGTAATTTCACTTCCATGATTACATTTATACTTTGACTTGTTCGATGGAACAATTCAAGCAATAGTTTTCTCAATGTTAACGTTATCTTACTGATCTGGTGCAAAATCTGGTGAAGGAAAAGATGAAGGACAAGAGAAACCACAAAGATAATTTATAAAGGAGAAAAAAAATATGTTTGCGCAAACACTTACAACAATTTATACAAATTTTGGAGGTAATTTAATTTCAGTAATGCCTCTTTACTCAACATTAATGATGTTTTTAGCAGAAGGTGATGATATTGGAACTGGATTGAAAATGTTAGGAGCAGGACTTACTGGAACTGGAATGATTGGAGCTTCAATTGGTCAAGGTATAGTTGGTTATGGAGCATGTGTTGCTATTGGAAGAAATCCAGAGACAGCTCCAAAAATTACTTCAACATTAATAGTTACAGCAGGATTTTGTGAATCTGGTGCTATCTATGCTTTAGTTATTGCAATATTATTAATCTTTGTAGCATAAGAAGGGTGTGAAATTTATGCTTTTATTAGTTGCTGGAATTCCCAATATTATTGAGAATTTATTTCCTAACTTAGCTAATTTTATTGCTCACATTTTGTCAACAATAGTTATTCTTGTGTTGCTTACAAAATTAGTTTATAAACCATTTAGAGAAACAATTAAAGAACGTAGAAAAAAAATTAATGAACTTTTAGATGACGCTGTTTCAAAACAAGCGAAAGCTAATAAAAATAATAAAGAAGCTTTTAAAATGTTAGATTCTGCAAAAGAAGAATCAAAACAAATTATTAATTCAGCAAAATTATCTGCAGATAATTTGAAATTTGAAATTATTGAAAATGCAAGAGTTGAAGCTACAAATATTCAAACACATGCACAAAAAATAATTGATTTTGAAAGAAATGAAATGCACGAACAAATAAGACAAGAAGCAATTGATCTTGCATTTATTGCAGTTGAAAAATTATTGAATGAAAATATTTCTAAAGATAAAAATGAAAAAATGATTCAAGACTTTATAAAGACTTTGGACTAATTAAATGTTAAAACAAACTTTAATTAATAACTGAGCCACAGCAATTAGTGAAATTGCAATTGAAGAAAAGAAAGTTGAATTATTTACTAAAACTTTAGAAGAGTTAAAGGAAGTCTTTATTTTAAATCCTGATGTGATTAATTTTTTATCAAATAGATCAATTACGATTAGTAAAAGATTAGAATTTGTTGATAAAATTTTCAAATCAGAGATTGATATATTAATTTTGAATTGTTTGAAATTAATTATTGAAAGAGAAAGTTTTTATTCAGTTAATTATATTTTTACTGCAGCTATTAAAAAACTTTGGGAAAGTTTAAATATTTCAAAAGGAATAATTTATTCTACAATTGAAATTGATAAAAAACTAATTAAAATCATGGAAGAAAAAATTCATAAAAAAATTAATCATGAAATAAAATTAGAAAATAAAATTGACAGCTCTTTAATTGCTGGAGTAAGAATTGAAGTTGCCAATAATGTCTTTGACTTTTCATTAAAAGGAAAAGCTGAGGATATGAAAAATAGTATTTTAGAAAATAGAAAATAGAGGTGAACACATGCCACTTAAAATAAATGAAATATCAGAAGTTATAAAAAAGCAAATCAAAGAATATGGTAAGACAGTTATTGAATCACAAGAAGGTACTGTTGCAAGTATTGGTGATGGTGTTGCACTATTATTTGGTCTTGATGATGTAATGATGGGTGAACTTTTAATTTTCTCAAATGATATTTATGGTATGGCTCTTAATTTAGAAGAGGGAGCAGTTGGTGCTGTTATCATGGGTGATGATTCAAAAATTCGTCAAGGTGATAAAGTAATAAGAACTGGAAAAGTTGTTGAAACCCCAGTTGGAGACTCATTACTTGGAAGAGTATTAAATGGTATTGGACTTCCTATTGATGGAAATGGTCCATTGAATAATAAAGATTTTTCACCTGTTGAAAAAATTGCTTCAGGAGTTATGTCAAGAAAATCTGTTAGTCAACCAATGGAAACTGGAATAATTGCAATTGATGCTATTATTCCAATTGGAAAAGGTCAACGTGAATTAATTATTGGAGATAGACAAACTGGAAAAACTGCTATTGCAATTGATGCAATTATTAATCAGCAAGGTAAAAATGTTAAATGTATCTATGTTGCAATTGGACAAAAGGAATCTACAGTTGCACAAGTTGTAGAAAAATTAAAACAAGCAGGTTCAATGGAATACACAACAGTTATTTCAGCTTCAGCAAGTGAATCAGCTCCAATGCAATATATTGCTCCATATACTGGAGTTTCAATTGCAGAAGAATGAATGTCAAAAGGAAATGATGTTTTAATAGTCTATGATGATTTATCAAAACACGCAATTGCTTATAGAACATTAGCTTTATTGTTAAGAAGACCACCAGGTCGTGAAGCTTATCCTGGAGATGTATTTTATTTACATTCAAGATTACTTGAAAGAGCAGCAAGAGTTAATGAAAATTTTGGTGGTGGAAGTATAACAGCATTACCAATAATTGAAACTCAGGCAGGAGATATATCAGCATATATTCCAACAAATGTTATTTCAATTACTGATGGACAAATCTTTTTATCAGAACAATTATTTAATTCAGGAATTAGACCTGCTGTAGACACAGGGTTATCAGTTTCAAGAGTAGGATCTTCTGCTCAAATAAAAGCTGTTAAACAAGTAGCAGGAACTCTAAAATTAGAATTAGCACAATATTATGAATTGCAGTCATTTGCAAAATTTGGAAGTGATTTAGATGAAACAACAAAAGAGACATTAAATCATGGTCAAAAAATAGTTGAGCTTTTAAAACAAAGACAATATAGACCAACTTCGCAAATTGATCAAGCAATAGTTTTATTAGCTATTAAAGAAAGATTAATAAAATGGTTACCAATAAGTGAAATGATTAATTTTAAGGAATTAATTATAAATCACTTCGAAAATGATAAAAGTGCAAAGGCACTAAGAAAAATGTTAGAAGCGGAAAAAGAATTTAGTGACAAGTTATATACTGATATAACTTCACAAATTATATTAGTTTTAAAAGATATAATTTCAAAATTGACTGGTTACAATATTACTGATTTTGGTAAAGAAGAAGAGTTTGAAAAACTAAAATAATATGCCAAATTTAAGTGAATTAAAAAGTGAAATAAATAATATAAATGATATTGGAAAAATAACAGGAGCAATGGAATTAGTTGCAACTGCTAAATTAAAAAAAATATCAAAAAGAATGGGAAGTATTCAAACTTATTTAAATGAGGTTTATGATATTTTCAATTATATTATTTCTCACTCAGAGGATTCAATATATTTAAAAAAACCAAATCAAGTAAGTAATAAAACTTTGTGAATAGTCATTGGTTCAAATCTTGGCCTATGTGGAGGATATAATTCAAATATATTTAAAACATTAAAGCCATTAATTAACAAACAAACAGATAATGTTATTGCTATTGGAAGTAAAGTTGTAAGTTTTTGTAAAGCTAACAATATTGAAATCAAAGAACAATATACAGATATTGATGTTGATTTCTCAAATGAACAATCAAGAAAAATGTCTGTAAATTTACTAAATTATTTTGTTCAAAAGGAATTTGATGAAATAAAAATTGTATACACAAAATTTATTAATAATGTAACTTTTGAACCAAAGGTTTTAGATATGTTTCCGATAGAAAAAAAAGAAGAAGATAATGAAATTCATCAAGATGTTATATTAGAACCAGATCCAGAAACAGTTTTAACAACAAGTGTTTCAATGTATTTAAATACAATATTATTTGGAACAATAATTGAATCACAGGTTTCAGAACAAGCTAATAGAAGAATGGCAATGGAAGCTGCGAATAAGAACGGAAAAGAAATTTCTGAAAATTTAAGTGTATTGTTTAATAGAAAAAGACAAGAAAATATTACTCAAGAAATTAGTGAAATTATTGGTGGAGCAAATGCTCAAAGTGAAGGTTAGAGGTAATAGAAATCATGACAGAAAAAATTACACAAGGTAAAGTTGTTCAAGTTATGGGTCCTGTTGTTGATGTGAAATTTAAACAAGAGGATATGCCAAAACTTTATAATACAATTGAGTTAGACAATAACGGAGTTAAGTTAGTTTTAGAAGTTGTTCAACATATTGGAGATGACTTAGTTAGAACTATTGCTATGGGACCAACTGAAGGATTAGTAAGAGGAATTATTGGAACAAATACTGGAAGACCAATTAGTGTTCCAGTTGGTGAAAAAGTTCTTGGAAGAATGTTTAATGTTTTAGGAGATCCAATAGATAATAAACCACAAGTTGAAGGTGAAAGAATGCCAATTCATAGACTTGCTCCAAATTATGATGAGCTTGCAACTTCTGCTGAAATATTAGAAACAGGTATTAAAGTTGTTGACTTAATGATGCCATTTGCAAAAGGTGGTAAGATTGGTTTGTTTGGTGGAGCTGGAGTTGGGAAAACAGTTTTAGTTCAGGAATTAATTAATAACGTTGCTAAAGCTCATGGTGGAATTTCAGTTTTTGCTGGAGTTGGAGAAAGAACCAGAGAAGGAAATGACCTTTATTATGAAATGATTGATGCAGGAGTTATAGATAAAACATCTTTAGTTTTTGGTCAAATGAATGAACCACCAGGAGCAAGGATGAGAGTAGCTCTAACTGGTTTAACAATTGCAGAATATTTTAGAGATATAAAAAATCAAGATGTACTTTTATTTATAGATAATATTTTTAGATTTACACAAGCAGGTTCAGAAGTTTCTGCATTATTAGGAAGAATGCCTTCAGCTGTTGGATATCAACCAACTTTAGCAACTGAGATGGGAGCACTTCAAGAAAGAATTACTTCAACTCAAAAAGGTTCAATTACTTCTGTTCAAGCAGTTTATGTTCCAGCAGATGATTTAACTGATCCAGCACCAGCAACAACATTTGCTCATTTAGATGCACGTGTTGTTCTTGATAGAACAATTGCTTCATTAGGTATTTATCCTGCAATTGATCCTTTGAATTCAAGTTCAAGAATGTTAGATCCTGAAATTGTTGGAGAAAATCATTATCAAATAGCTTTAAAAGTTCAAGAAATTTTACAAAAATATAAGGAATTACAATCAATTATTGCAATTCTTGGTATGGAAGAACTTTCAGAAGAAGATAAAATTGTTGTTAATAGAGCTAGAAAAATTAGAAACTTTATGTCTCAACCTTTTACAGTTGGTGAAAAATTTACAGGGAGAAGTGGTAAATATGTACCAGTTGCAGATACAATCAGATCATTTGAATCTATATTAAATGGAAATTTAGATGATATTCCTGAAGTTCTATTTATGTATGCAGGTTCAATTGAAGAAGTTATTGAAAGATCAAAAGATAAGAATTAATGCAATTAACTAAATTAAAAATTATTACACCTGATGAAATATATATTGATGATTTAGAAGTAGAGTACGTAAATGTAAGAACTGCAGATGGTCAAATAACTGTTTATGCAAATCATTCACCAGTAGTTTCAACTTTATTGATTGGTGATATGAAATATGAAATTAATGGAGTTATAAAATATATTCATTTGCATAGAGGAATTATTCAAGTATCAAAAGACCAAGTTAAAATATTAACTCAAAGACTTTATGAGGTTAATGAAAAAGGTCAAAGAATAAAAAAATAAAAAAGCAGAATTAAGAATTGATTTCTTGTTCTGCTTTTCTTTTTTCTCTATACATTAGTTGTTCTTGAACTTTATCTTCAATCATTTTTGTAAATACTCACATTTTTTCTCGTTTTAAAAAACCCATAAATCTAATATAATTTATTCTAGTTGGTTTGAAATTAATTCTTCCAATTTCTACGTTCTTTAATATTTTAGCTATCTTTTTATTCATTAAAACTTGTTCTTTACAACTTTCAAGTTTCTTTCTTTGTTCTTCTGGAAAATCATTTAAATTTTTAAATATATTTTCTACACAACCATATTTTGTAATAAGTTTAGTTGCTGTATTGTAATGCATTCCTCTTACACCTTTAATGTTATCTGATTGATCTCCAAGTAAAGCTTTAATGTCAGGTATTTGACAAGGTTTACATCCAAATTTTTCAAATACCTCTTTTTTTGTAATTACTTCTTGCTTACATTTTTTTGATTGTTGTGAAACTATTCTGACATCATCACAAACTAATTGATAGGTATCCTTATCGTTTGAAACTATATCAACTCCATAACCAAGTTTAACTGCTATTCTTGCGATAGTTCCCATAATATCGTCACCTTCAAATTTAACTTTTTCATATCATGGAATATTTGCTGATGTCAAAAAGTCTCTTACAAGTTGCATTTGAGGAATCAAATCACTTGGTGTTTCTTTTCTTGTTGCTTTATATTCTGGATAAATGTCTCTTCTTCAACATTCCTTTCCCACATCAAATGTAACTATAACTGAGTGATATTCATTTGATTGAACTAATTGAAATATATTCGCTACAAAAACATAAACAGCATTTATTAAAACACCATCTCTGTTCATTGCTATTTTTTTTCTTTTTAAACTCCCATAATATCCTTTATGAAGCAGATGATAGCCATCAATAATCACCACTTTTTTCTTATCCATTTTTGTTCTCCTTTTAATAATACCCTTGTTCTTTTTTGATAATATTTATCTTGTTTTTAATAGGTTCCAATTTTTCAATGTTATCTACTTTAAATTTTGCAAAAACCTTATCATCTACATAGTTGTATTTGATTTCTTTAGAAATATTTTTTAAAAATAAACCAATGCTTTTAACATCTGAAATTTTAAATTCTATTTCTATAAGGTTAAGAAATTCTAATTTTTTTAAGTTAACTTCCTTCAATAAATCTATTGCAACTGAACTATATGCCTTTTGCAATCCTCCGGTTCCTAACTTAATTCCACCATAATACCTTTTAACAAAAATAATAATATTGGTAAGTTCATTTATTTCAATGAGCTTTAATAAAGGTTCACCTGCTGTTCCATTTGGTTCACCATCATTATTATATCCATAAGTTAATTTCTCATCACCATACCTGAAGGCATAGCAATTATGAGTAGCATTTTTATCAGTGCTAATTTTTATGAATTCTTCCAATTCTGATTTACATTTAATTTTTGCAATATAGGTAATAAATTTAGATTTCTTAATAGTTAATTCCTCTTTAAAAACTTTATTATCCGTTAGTATTTTAAGAAATATCATACTTTTACCATATATTATTTTACCTATTAAAATTATAAAAATAAATATATTTTCATATTAATTCTACTAATTAATTTTAATTTGTTGTATAACTTTATATTTAGCAATAATAATTGTATAATCATTAAGATTTTGACTTAATAAAAAAGGAGTAGTTTTTAATGGCAAGAGATAAATCGATAATTAACAGGCATGGTAAAACAGCTGATAGAATTATTTCACTTGAATCAGAATATGCATTATTAGATGATTCACAGTTATTGAATAAAACACAAGAATTTAAAGATAGATTATCTAACGGTGAAACTTTAAATGATATTTTGGTTGAAGCATTTGCAGTAGTTAGGGAAGCTGCATTTAGAGTATTAAAAATGAAAGCATATAGAGTTCAATTAGTTGGGGCAATTATACTTCATGAGGGAGATATTGCAGAAATGAGAACTGGGGAAGGTAAAACTTTAACAGGATTATTCCCAGCATACTTGAATGCTTTATCAGGTCTTGGAGTTCACGTTGTTACTGTTAATGAATATCTATCAGGAAGAGATAGTGAAATTAATGGTCAAGTTTATAACATGTTAGGTTTAACTGTTGGATTAAATGGAAGAGATTTAACAAAAGATCAAAAAAGAAATGCCTATGCACAAGATATTACATATACAACAAACTCAGAATTAGGATTTGATTATTTAAGAGATAACATGGTATATCGCTTAGATCAAAAAGTTCAAAGAAAATTAAATTTTGCAATTATCGATGAGGCTGACTCAATTCTTATCGATGAGGCAAGAACTCCACTTATTATTTCTGGGGGAAGCCAAAATAGAATTAATATGTATAAAGCAGCTGATTCATTTTCAAAGACTTTAGATGAACACTCTGATATAGAAATTGATTTGGAATCAAAACAAGTTTATTTAACTGATTTTGGAATCCAAAAAGCGCATAAATATTTTAGTATTGAAAATTTATTTGATTACAGAAATACAGAACTATTCCATTTAATTATGAATGCTTTAAAAGCACTATTTACTTTTAAATTAGAAGTTGAATATACTGTTCAAGATAATGAAATTATTTTAATTGACCAGTTTACAGGAAGAACTATGCCAGGAAGAGCATATAGTGATGGATTGCAACAAGCACTTCAAGCTAAAGAAGGTGTTGAAATTGAAGAAGAGACTTCAACACTTGCAACCATTACATACCAAAACTTTTATAGACTATATAATAAACTTTCAGGTATGACAGGTACTGCAAAAACTGAAGAAGAAGAATTCTTAAAAATTTATAATACAAGAGTTATTGTTTGTCCAACAAATAAACCAATTATTAGAAAAGATGAACCAGATTTAACTTTTGGTACAATAAATGCTAAATTGAAACATTTGATTAGAGATTTAGAAGAAATTAAACAAGCAGGAAGACCTGTACTTATTGGTACAACTTCAGTTGAATCTTCAGAACAAGTTGCACGTTATTTGGAAAAAGCTGGAATGAAATTTGAAATGATTAATGCTAAGAATCACCATAGAGAAGCTGAAATTGTAGAAAAAGCTGGGCAAGTTGGTTCTATTACATTAGCTACAAACATGGCAGGTCGTGGTACTGACATTAAACTTTCAGATGAAGCAAAATCAAATGGTGGTTTATTTGTTATGGGTATTGAACGAAATGAAGCAAGACGTATTGACAATCAACTTAGAGGTAGAGCTGGAAGACAAGGAGATCCTGGTAGTTCAAGATTCTATATCTCTATGGAAGATGAACTTATGGTTCGTTTCTCTTCTCCAAAATTAAGACAAATGTTTTTAAAACTTGGTGATGACCATATTAAATCTAAAATGTTTACAAGAGCAATCACAAATGCTCAAAAAAAACTCGAAGGTTTAAATTTTGATCAACGTAAAAATGTTCTTGATTATGATAATATTCTTTCTCAACAGCGTGAAGCAATTTATGCTCAAAGAGATTCTATTTTAGAACAAGAAACTTTAAAGGGAGTTATCTCAAGATTCCAATATACTACTGCTTATGAAATAGTTGAAAGAAACTCAGAGCTTGTTAGAGGTGAAAGAACAATTAATATTGAATCACTTCTTAAAGAAGTAAGTGGAAAATATATTTCACAAGGATCATTAACTCAAAATGATTTCATTGGTATGGAAAAACAACAAGTTGCAAAATTAGTATCTGATAAAATGATGGAGTTATATATTGCAAAAACCAATTCGGTTCCTGTGGAAGTAATTAGTGAAATGGAAAGAAGAACTATTCTTCAAAAATTAGATGATTACTGACAAAAACATATTAACTTAAATCAAAAATTAAGAAGTGGAATTTACTTACAACAGTATGCACAAAATAATCCACTTCATGAATATGTTGAGCAATCTGCTAAGTTATTTAATAGAATGAAAATTATGATTGCAGAAGAT
This sequence is a window from Spiroplasma diminutum CUAS-1. Protein-coding genes within it:
- a CDS encoding MG406 family protein, giving the protein MELNKEIIILFKNKKVIMYLILIFMILIILSILAFIKIVNYTFITGYLLASCFLYFSFIFMKFAIRDLTNSLNPYNYVFFSILRAGFYIVPFLISFYLPDIFNVYGLLIGFVINWIPLVFIHKQSK
- a CDS encoding YigZ family protein, giving the protein MIFLKILTDNKVFKEELTIKKSKFITYIAKIKCKSELEEFIKISTDKNATHNCYAFRYGDEKLTYGYNNDGEPNGTAGEPLLKLIEINELTNIIIFVKRYYGGIKLGTGGLQKAYSSVAIDLLKEVNLKKLEFLNLIEIEFKISDVKSIGLFLKNISKEIKYNYVDDKVFAKFKVDNIEKLEPIKNKINIIKKEQGYY
- a CDS encoding F0F1 ATP synthase subunit C, encoding MFLAEGDDIGTGLKMLGAGLTGTGMIGASIGQGIVGYGACVAIGRNPETAPKITSTLIVTAGFCESGAIYALVIAILLIFVA
- the upp gene encoding uracil phosphoribosyltransferase, with product MAFTIIRHPLILDKLTRMRKEETSSKDFRENLNEIGQLMVYEIFRDVPLQEIDIKTPVLKTTGYTVDIPVVLVPIIRAGLGMTEGIQRLVPTSRIAHIGLYRDEETLEPVQYYAKTTKDIESSYVIVVDPMLATGGSASKAIEIAKSWGAKQIKFVCLVAVQEGVDRIIADHPDVDIYTASLDPVLNDHGYIEPGLGDAGDRIFGTK
- the atpA gene encoding F0F1 ATP synthase subunit alpha encodes the protein MPLKINEISEVIKKQIKEYGKTVIESQEGTVASIGDGVALLFGLDDVMMGELLIFSNDIYGMALNLEEGAVGAVIMGDDSKIRQGDKVIRTGKVVETPVGDSLLGRVLNGIGLPIDGNGPLNNKDFSPVEKIASGVMSRKSVSQPMETGIIAIDAIIPIGKGQRELIIGDRQTGKTAIAIDAIINQQGKNVKCIYVAIGQKESTVAQVVEKLKQAGSMEYTTVISASASESAPMQYIAPYTGVSIAEEWMSKGNDVLIVYDDLSKHAIAYRTLALLLRRPPGREAYPGDVFYLHSRLLERAARVNENFGGGSITALPIIETQAGDISAYIPTNVISITDGQIFLSEQLFNSGIRPAVDTGLSVSRVGSSAQIKAVKQVAGTLKLELAQYYELQSFAKFGSDLDETTKETLNHGQKIVELLKQRQYRPTSQIDQAIVLLAIKERLIKWLPISEMINFKELIINHFENDKSAKALRKMLEAEKEFSDKLYTDITSQIILVLKDIISKLTGYNITDFGKEEEFEKLK
- the atpD gene encoding F0F1 ATP synthase subunit beta produces the protein MTEKITQGKVVQVMGPVVDVKFKQEDMPKLYNTIELDNNGVKLVLEVVQHIGDDLVRTIAMGPTEGLVRGIIGTNTGRPISVPVGEKVLGRMFNVLGDPIDNKPQVEGERMPIHRLAPNYDELATSAEILETGIKVVDLMMPFAKGGKIGLFGGAGVGKTVLVQELINNVAKAHGGISVFAGVGERTREGNDLYYEMIDAGVIDKTSLVFGQMNEPPGARMRVALTGLTIAEYFRDIKNQDVLLFIDNIFRFTQAGSEVSALLGRMPSAVGYQPTLATEMGALQERITSTQKGSITSVQAVYVPADDLTDPAPATTFAHLDARVVLDRTIASLGIYPAIDPLNSSSRMLDPEIVGENHYQIALKVQEILQKYKELQSIIAILGMEELSEEDKIVVNRARKIRNFMSQPFTVGEKFTGRSGKYVPVADTIRSFESILNGNLDDIPEVLFMYAGSIEEVIERSKDKN
- the secA gene encoding preprotein translocase subunit SecA, whose product is MARDKSIINRHGKTADRIISLESEYALLDDSQLLNKTQEFKDRLSNGETLNDILVEAFAVVREAAFRVLKMKAYRVQLVGAIILHEGDIAEMRTGEGKTLTGLFPAYLNALSGLGVHVVTVNEYLSGRDSEINGQVYNMLGLTVGLNGRDLTKDQKRNAYAQDITYTTNSELGFDYLRDNMVYRLDQKVQRKLNFAIIDEADSILIDEARTPLIISGGSQNRINMYKAADSFSKTLDEHSDIEIDLESKQVYLTDFGIQKAHKYFSIENLFDYRNTELFHLIMNALKALFTFKLEVEYTVQDNEIILIDQFTGRTMPGRAYSDGLQQALQAKEGVEIEEETSTLATITYQNFYRLYNKLSGMTGTAKTEEEEFLKIYNTRVIVCPTNKPIIRKDEPDLTFGTINAKLKHLIRDLEEIKQAGRPVLIGTTSVESSEQVARYLEKAGMKFEMINAKNHHREAEIVEKAGQVGSITLATNMAGRGTDIKLSDEAKSNGGLFVMGIERNEARRIDNQLRGRAGRQGDPGSSRFYISMEDELMVRFSSPKLRQMFLKLGDDHIKSKMFTRAITNAQKKLEGLNFDQRKNVLDYDNILSQQREAIYAQRDSILEQETLKGVISRFQYTTAYEIVERNSELVRGERTINIESLLKEVSGKYISQGSLTQNDFIGMEKQQVAKLVSDKMMELYIAKTNSVPVEVISEMERRTILQKLDDYWQKHINLNQKLRSGIYLQQYAQNNPLHEYVEQSAKLFNRMKIMIAEDSIVQLLNSFVSESTEQREEIQFVNDEPKTLNITDKDIDLILKEWKIKKTDFARTVVENRFEQLKVELKENKEELQKVEFQFAILDGLMKKLDNMFIEQTKKASELSVEQIQKIVDKFGLKELFTPEEIRESFEKLMGQTSEEEEKTNLLIETQILMAIAAQFESQKKEFKISDEKGNIKKVFKTNPDGSISEEDIEDTEQVQTKTKIG
- a CDS encoding 5'-3' exonuclease, which codes for MDKKKVVIIDGYHLLHKGYYGSLKRKKIAMNRDGVLINAVYVFVANIFQLVQSNEYHSVIVTFDVGKECWRRDIYPEYKATRKETPSDLIPQMQLVRDFLTSANIPWYEKVKFEGDDIMGTIARIAVKLGYGVDIVSNDKDTYQLVCDDVRIVSQQSKKCKQEVITKKEVFEKFGCKPCQIPDIKALLGDQSDNIKGVRGMHYNTATKLITKYGCVENIFKNLNDFPEEQRKKLESCKEQVLMNKKIAKILKNVEIGRINFKPTRINYIRFMGFLKREKMWVFTKMIEDKVQEQLMYREKRKAEQEINS
- a CDS encoding F0F1 ATP synthase subunit epsilon, with protein sequence MQLTKLKIITPDEIYIDDLEVEYVNVRTADGQITVYANHSPVVSTLLIGDMKYEINGVIKYIHLHRGIIQVSKDQVKILTQRLYEVNEKGQRIKK
- the atpF gene encoding F0F1 ATP synthase subunit B is translated as MLLLVAGIPNIIENLFPNLANFIAHILSTIVILVLLTKLVYKPFRETIKERRKKINELLDDAVSKQAKANKNNKEAFKMLDSAKEESKQIINSAKLSADNLKFEIIENARVEATNIQTHAQKIIDFERNEMHEQIRQEAIDLAFIAVEKLLNENISKDKNEKMIQDFIKTLD
- a CDS encoding F0F1 ATP synthase subunit A, with the translated sequence MFLTEGAGLGDVLFTLTPQLLSILITCIIICTFCIVYNVKIRNYKEDKKLTGFLVLTEMFITKVENMVVTIMGKQHRKLTPYIMYLFMYIIVSSVVAILGIEPLTTSYTVTLSMGLVTFIGIYYYGLKYQKLAFFKRYYNPIELIGQFVPLISLSFRLFGNMLGGSILLGLLYGSLIQLQGNIFWPDGPGMDWENKINYWWAGFNIFSVISLPWLHLYFDLFDGTIQAIVFSMLTLSYWSGAKSGEGKDEGQEKPQR
- a CDS encoding F0F1 ATP synthase subunit delta, whose product is MLKQTLINNWATAISEIAIEEKKVELFTKTLEELKEVFILNPDVINFLSNRSITISKRLEFVDKIFKSEIDILILNCLKLIIERESFYSVNYIFTAAIKKLWESLNISKGIIYSTIEIDKKLIKIMEEKIHKKINHEIKLENKIDSSLIAGVRIEVANNVFDFSLKGKAEDMKNSILENRK
- the atpG gene encoding ATP synthase F1 subunit gamma, whose protein sequence is MPNLSELKSEINNINDIGKITGAMELVATAKLKKISKRMGSIQTYLNEVYDIFNYIISHSEDSIYLKKPNQVSNKTLWIVIGSNLGLCGGYNSNIFKTLKPLINKQTDNVIAIGSKVVSFCKANNIEIKEQYTDIDVDFSNEQSRKMSVNLLNYFVQKEFDEIKIVYTKFINNVTFEPKVLDMFPIEKKEEDNEIHQDVILEPDPETVLTTSVSMYLNTILFGTIIESQVSEQANRRMAMEAANKNGKEISENLSVLFNRKRQENITQEISEIIGGANAQSEG